The following DNA comes from Clupea harengus chromosome 9, Ch_v2.0.2, whole genome shotgun sequence.
TTCCAAAGGGCAAAGGGGCAAGTCTTTTTATATAGTAATCCAGTAGGTTATCATCCTGCTATGCTTATTTctgcatattttttttcatcctgCGGGTGGCAATATAGTGGCGTTTTGACTAGATGCAAACAGTTCCTTAActtttccatgtgtttgtgcatcatgGCCACAAAATGAGAAGAATATTTGGAGCAGATTGCCAGGTCACCACCTACAATTGGTGAGCTTTAGTGTAAAGGACTGCTCCAGCCAAAACATGATTTGGCTCTAATGTTGCCGGCATCAGGCTATCTGTCACTACATTTTTATTGGTCACATGGacatattattattgtcattgactTCCATTCACTTTATTTGCAGATATTTGCGCAAATTCTATTATTCACTCTGTTGGCATAATACATGCACCATTTCAGTTTTATAATCaaaacggtaaaaaaaaaaaaacagactggcCTGAACGCACGATAGGCCATATGCAAGGCATTAGGGAGAACCTGTGAATTCTAGAAAGGTGTTTATGGCATGAGAAATGTGCGAGGAGATAATGTGAGAAAAACAGGgtgaataataatgaaaaaaataagaacaataTATGATTGCAATTACTTATTTAAATAAAACTTTTTATGCTTTTTGATTAAATCCAGTGTTGTGGCCACATACATTTGGTCAACATGATGGGTTGGCATGTCATGTCCTGTCCTTGGGATCACTTAAAATATCACCAGACATAAACCACTTTCATAAGGCCGACACATCAAAAACTATTTGGAAATAGAGAGTCACAGGTTCAGACATGATGTTTATCTGTcattttttgtctctgtctgtcatatCATTAGAGTGTCCTTTTttggtcagacagacagagctggCTGTCCATATACATTAATAAAAGTGGAAGGTGGTTTCTCTGCCATGTCATTCCATCAGGCACAACAGAATTTGGACTGAAAgcatgtcatcacacacacagatactttcAAATGATGTGGTGATTTAATTTTTCCAAGAAAATTAAATCATAATTACACAATAATATCACACATTTATTGTAATGCATCAAAACATTCATATTATTTTGTCACCATTTTTGATGTATGTTAGTTGTAACAGCTCTCCTTGTCTTCCATACTTTTTTCTCCATGGCGTCTTTTATCTTTTGAGTTCTAACTCCATACAGAATAGGATTCAACACAGGTGAAAGAATAAGGAAATACAAGGACAGTACCACACGAATTGTATATGGGAGATGAGTCATGTCAAATCGACTTTGAAATAATTCAAAAGAGCAGCCTATGAAGAAGTTCACTATTGCAATAAGGTGTGGAACACAAGTGCTCATTGCTTTGGCTTGCCCAGTTCTTGTTAAAGTTGAACAGATTATGATTATTTTTATGTAAGAATAGACAATGATGACAAGTGGTGGCATAACAGAGAAGAATGTTACAGTTGCACTATAAATATTAACTTGTGAAACACCCGAGCAAGCTAGCTTGACCAGTGAATAATTATCACAGTACACTTTTTCAATTACAAATCCACACATTTTTAAGTTTGCAGTGATCAATAAGGTAACTACACATCTAAGAAATGGTAACAGCCAAATGAAAGCAACGAATAGAATTACTTTTGAAGGAGACATTATCTTTTGGTATGTTAGAGGGGAGCAAATGGAAATGTATCTGTCATAAGCCATCACTGTTAAATTAATGATTTCACATCCCCCATATGTGTTAATGGAGAATATTTGCACAAGGCATGCAAGCCATTGTATTTGAAATGTCCCAGACAAAATGTTGTATATGATAAAAGGAGTCAATCCACTTCCTCCATACAAGTTAATACATGCTAAATTACAGATAAGAATATACATTGGTTTGTGTAATTCTCCCTCAGCACATATGACATAAATTATGAGTATGTTGGCAATAACAATAACTGGATATAATGAAGCCAAGACGGCAACAAAGAGGAATCTTTGCTCATGTATCCTTTTATAGGCTTCTAGGATGAAGGTCACATTTGACATGTtgttaaaaaaatcaataataACCAACAGTTGCTGTATGCATAACACTTAAATCAactaaaagaaaacacagataTTTAGATTATATTTCCATCCATTGCTAGATTCTCCTATAACTGACTCAGTCATTGGTAAGGATAGGCAATAAAGGCTTCTTAAACTGACGGAAAACTCCCTCCCtaccttattatctaaaagaaGTGTTTGACTATATATAAACATTCCCCTCCTTCAGTATGTAATTAGTGTTTGTCTACTGGGATATGTTGTGAGCTACCAGAAAGGACAGCCTGTACGGTGTTCATtataggacatcctcagatctcagactcaagtgtcagactcaaacgaaaaggcgtcaggtctcagaccaaaagtcttcagactcaggcgaaacggcttcagtctcagaaaaacctctgaCATTCTCAGACAACACGgtgtcattctcacacaaaactttgtcaaaccaaacggtgtcattctcacacaaaactttgtcaaaccaaacagcgtcattctcacacaaaactttgtcaaaccaaacgccgtcattctcacacaaaactttgtcaaaccaaacgctgtcattctcagcagaactttgttagaaaaaaagttgtcagagctagatgagggagctgttgactagctttctgaattagctaaagtagcagcttttacagtgaataccgatgtggtgtttctgttaactggtacagcaagaaaacgtacttttgatataatacaaaatagttgttttctgcaagctagttcagTAATGTAAAGTAAACCcatgtttagtcctccggtTGCCGACTTTGCTGAAGAATGAATGTCTCCACTTGTCGCTAACCTAACTTCGCAAGGAGCTTACAGTGTCTGAGATGGCTGGTCTGTCAGAGCCATAAAGCCAGCTAGCAACGCTAGTGGCCAATGGTTTGTAAGCTAACATAAGCATCTGTGTACTGTATCATGGCATGCTAATAAGACATCACTGCGGCTTAAGAAACTATGTTGTTGGACGGACCACGCCATGACAACCACAGCGATAGGTTCTGTTAGAACCTTGATTTTTTTGGGGCAAATTCTACCTTAAATTCCATGCCCAAATTTCAAGGCCTACTTTTGAGTCTTAGGCATAGTATGGTGGCAAATTTCAATTTGATGTTACAGATTACCCCTCAAGCTATGAAAAAATACCATTAGAGTACCATATATGCTATCTAAAATTTTAGAAAGATGTTGATAACCTTCCCAAAATGTAGGcccctcattttttttcttttagatcTAGATTACTGTGGATGTAAGTGGGACATTGAATTGGAATTGCCAGTTTTGTCATATAATTGAGTGCCCACAAGGGTTTGCCATCACCTGAACAAATTTGGAACTGAAATCTCATCCCAATCAAAAGTTAGAGGAGAAATATTCTGTGACCTCTCCATACTCTTCCGTGACTTTTGCTGCTTTCTGATTCTATCAGACTCTTTATTTCAAACTTCTCGTCATCCAACCGTTGAAGCTCTTCCAATACTACTGTTACCccataaaaacaatctgttttgggctgtttctctgttttatttttagaaGCCATGATAATGCAGAATAAATGTGTTTCGTTGTACAACTGCATTTTGTTAGAGAACTGTCATAAACTTGCGTGGCTAAACGGCAATACAAACGCACGTGAATTACTGATTACATCCCACCTTCTCTGTTGAGCACTCGGATATCTTTGCATCTGATTGGTCTACAGACATGATTGACACACGTGTGGACCAGTCAAGGAAAGGATTAGTATATGTTTTCCACATACAGACTTAGCATAGTTTACCAtagcaaccatagacatatgatAGCAACTGTAAAAGAGTTTTGGGTGCACGCGTTGTGTCAGACTGACAGGTCAGTCAACCTATGATATTAGTTACGGGTTTGCGTATCTCGCTGGCTGATTGGGTTATCCTGATAAGCGAGGGGTCATTGAAGAGCTAAGATGATGGCCATGCTTTTGTGGGTTAAATGTCTACTAGGCGTCAATGTCTACTAGGTACGTCATAGAGACGCCATTTTGTCTGTCGCGATTGTGACGTTTCGACTGCTCATTTGTCAACGGAGTATTAAATTCCGCTACTTCATTGTCAGAATTTATTTGCTGGCCGATTATTTGCCGGTAGGACCCCATTAATAATGAATTACCACCACTATCGAGTAATACAGTACCAACACTTAGTTTTTCACTCGTTTTTTGGTAATCAACGACACAACGATATAAACTAATCATCAGttgcaatacaaaaataaagtttaGTTTATTCACctgatgctagctagctagcgactgtagCTACAAGACTTACCTTTTACCAAACCTGATTTTAAATACAGCGGCATAATTTACTAGATAAATACATCGGTGGGTAGATTAAGAAAATGTAACTAACGTGTTTTTACGTGAGTCTGAATATAAGGCTTGGCCAACAATTAGCTCTGAATGTCGAAACACTTGGTTTATTTACAACACGTATGCCATCAATACTTTCTCCAATATCAatttatttaaattcattttctttcataATTAAACTGTCTctgatatacagtactgtgcaaaagttttaggcaggtgtgaaaaaaatgctgtaaactaagaatgctttcaaaatggaagtgttaacagttcATTTTTTCATCAAtttataaaatgcagtgaatgaacagaagataaatctatatcaaatcaatatttggtgtgattcttctaggtacacttgcacacagtttttgaaggaacttagctggtaggttgttccaaacatcttggagaactaaccacagatcttctgtggatgtaggcttcctcaaatccttttgtctcttcatataatcccagacagactcgatgatttacagcattttttcacacctgcctaaaacttttgcacagaacCATATGTCCACCTCTGTTTCAATGCAACTTagcttacattacatttaaaaacaaaatacacatataaacattgcagaactatgacagtgtacagggttgttttatcttttatttcaatgtaaGATATTTagtgtcgggtgattgcaggAAAATAAGTCTTCAGGTGGAGGGTCTCTGTATGCTGAGGTCATGAACCAACAATTACTCGGGATCCCTTGCTTCACTCTagtgaaaaaattctcaggggggcaatttttttttataatgattaagttaggtgattaactcatacagcaatacctttttgtccactattggcagcacacaacagtaaactTTCCCCTCTTGcaacatagctagagtagcaagttacaggtggaaagctatggaagaaagttgcatccaggagccttcataagcaaacatgatgtggctccacattaaattatcccacttttttattatccacatgtctcaaatgttgtatgatgtaacatagcttaacaggacacattatatgaccagtaacaacataaagaagggggcaacatatgtcaaaaccaacaatatttattgactgatcttgaaagtattgtcTTACAagagcaaaataagtcatcacatgaATAATTATttagtgttagtgcaagaagccaactgtgaaacacactgtgaaacacactgtgaaacctatgaaaagtgacagtggtatatagaaatacagaccgtgttagccacttcacgaccgcgattttctttcgttccaattcttggatgtaggatttccctccctttgtagaaacctgttgaatggatacatttggtctatgaagtcctaattgttttgttgtcaatgtatcttcattagtacgccgactaaaaaggagtttctgtcaaagagagaattgagttgttgcactgaacaggagccatcttgacagaatatgcctctgtcgagctGTATGACGTTATCATACGCTTTATTACTTATGACAcggcatggaggggcgagccctcccggaagccatagagaatgcattgagagctctgttttgtgaaaaaatggatttaacatgggagtcaatgggagaggtctggggcgattttcatttcgcacCAAAtcgcccagaaggggcggggccatttgaagcacgacttttgccTGACAGCTTGGCTgttacctgattggacaatgacattcaaaggcagatcagacggtctagtggtagaatccgacagaaaaaaaagatagcaTTTAGGAAAGGAAATTTTatttatacatcaggattttttttttttcctttcccgtAGGTAGTGCGTcgcccctgctcctcctcaccaTGGGTTGATTTAAAAAATCTGCACGCAGCTGTGAGgccttgtgcaaacacacaatctaAAAACATGTCCATGTCCTCCTGAAATTCAAATATGAAAAGGAAGGGATACTTGGCACTACCGTCATCCTCTTACTGAACTATACTACCATCCCATACGCTTTCTGAACATTGATATAGCTATCAAATGAAATACAACAGGTCATGTTTTCATGGACGAGCATGCAAACATCAATTAATATAAATTAGTATCTTAGTATTCAATAGAAGTGAGATCAGTATCATCATTTGGAGGTAgagcatagtgtgtgtatagtgtgtcatagtttggggagggggggcaatGTAAAGTCTTGCCTAGGGCAACAACACTATCAGGGCCAGCCCTAACCCCAGGATCCATAAAAGCACAGGTTGGCCGAGCGACAATATTAAAACAGTGGACCAGACATAATATTGTAATGAAAATCAGGATCACAGGAACATTTACCTCAGCAGCATAGTCTCTGCCATTCACACTCCTCAGTGTGGGCGATGTCGAGGACACCATAGAGCAGTGTACCACTGATATTGCAGCCGTAACCTCACTATTGCTGAAACAGTAAGCATGGTAGTTCCTGACCAGTGGTCCAGCAAAAAGAAGAGTACCCCAGTTCCAAGGATCTCTTCTTTTACATGTCAGTTTAGGTAGGAACATATTTGtagtaaatatataaacaaatggGTAGTAAATGTGTTAAcaattgcatgcctgttctaagGGATACATCAAGGGAGCCATAGTGAGGGGAAAGAGTGGAGTAAAGTAGGGGGCATGTCCTGATCGGCTTTGTGTTGGATGTTCAGGTGCTTAGTATGCAAGGTTAATGGATTAATGTGGATAATTACGGTGTTGTTTTACAGTTTATACTTTAGGGTAAGTGATTCTACCGTTTATTTCCACCAAACTCATTTGACTGCACATGAAGATACATCGCGTGATAAACTTTTGAAAactattaataaaaaaaaattcaaaaaaatgTGCAACTTCTGTCCACGTTTTGTCGAGTTAGGTTGGTTTTTATATAATTTTGACATGCATAATCGTAAAGCCAGTGGTCTTGCCGTTAATTTGACATATAGTTTGTCTACTTTGGCGAACTTTGATATCGCTAGCTACCATGAAGATATTAAATCGAATCTCGGGCCCGCCAGTGCAATAGCAACAGCATTAGGAAGTACCACCCGAATTAACTTTTTAATGGTCGATGCTGTGAGTTTAGTGTAGGGCACAGGCCTCCTGTTTAAGGATAGTGATGAAGGAGATGCTGAGATTTGTGTAGAGGAAAATGCCTTTTGGTCCATATTATTATACAAAGGCTAtatgagaaacaaaaaaaacataatttaatGGTGTCATTAAATGGTGAACATCTGTGAGATTTAGTGAGATCCCTTAGATTCAGTGTCGTACGAgagacatgagaaatgttgaaaatgtgtGAGTCTCACGGATAAAATGGGACTTGATAGGTATGGTCCAAGTCCAAGACGCGGAGTACAGCGAGGAAAAGCTAGAGAaataacaacagagagagaggagattgtCTAATGCTAAAAAGATTTGACCACATCCATTCACAAGTAAAGCATTGTCTGTTCAGACTTAGGAAGGGCAGAAAATTCCCTAAACCGAATGAGCTGCTCAATCTTATCTTGGCTTATTTTGCTGCAGATTAACCGTGGCTGTAACCTTACTAGAGCCCAGCGTACCAGGCACCTCACTAATCCCTAGTTGACTATTTGAACAGAGCTCAAAGACCATAACAAAGAAACAAGGGTTCAAACTAGCATCCAGAGTACCCACATTGACCACTGGAATGTATGCTGTACCTCTGACAACCCTAACAACAGCAGGAGAATGCAACAGGCTGGCAGGATGCACATCTAATCTACCAGAGGGCTTGAACAGTGCAGTAGATGATTGGGCAGAAAACTGTTGAGAGCAGGTGGCAGCCACCCATTGGACTGTGCCCCCTGCTATAGATAGGGCATTTACCTCTCACCCAGACCCATTTGACATCTAGTGGACTGGGCCATCTGGTAAATATGGAAAGCATGCTGCCAAGCCTGAGCAACCTGCAGGTTACCTGAAAGGTTCAAAAGATAGTGGCCATGTTGCTTGAACAACTCCTCATTGGTTTCTGTTATGAAATTCATGCCTGAGAGAAGTCCTGATTCGCACGGATCATTTACCGGATCAATTTACTAACCTAGGAGTCTGTGTCCCCCATTAACCCAGTTTCTTTCagacttgtttttgtgttattattaATTATGCTATAAGTGATTCACATttctaactataataataatataacaattataataataatatgaaaatttatttttcatttgatttattCGGTATGGGATCTACTTGAATGTGCAGATGCATTACAAAAAAATCCACTAAGGCTTAACAAGTGTTTTATAGTAGCAAGACCAATGATGAGAAGATGCAAGAGGACCAACATTGGTCTCTGTACTGACAAGCATAAACGTTCTTGCCACAGCATTCAGAAAAtttcccattttttttcaaGTTAGAACACAACAGGAACACGATTTCACTGTATCTCATGAAGACTACTCTACACTACTCCAATAGTCAAACAGCCACTATAGACCTACATTTTCTACTTCTATGGTGTTAAACCTCTCATTGCCATATCCGTGGCCTTCCTTAGAGCCTCATCTGGCAAAATCACTGAATGTCTCTCTATACTTCCATCATTCCATGAATTTGTAACTTAGTCACAATTCAAGAGTTCAATTAAAATTCAGGACAAACTTGGTAAAAAtatatgcaaatgtgtttttgtacagtaAAACAAATCTCGAACTACTTCACTGGAGTGCAAATATAAAACTTTCATTTTAAGAACACATCACAATCGGGAATTCAACACGGCTGTGTTATAATTTTCAATAAAGAGAGTCAGGCATTACGCTATTATATTTATGCAATAAAGTGATAAAGGGCTAATGCCCCTCTCTGTAGGTTTAATGGAGAATGATGCCACTGTTTCCCAGAAGATGGACATGTTTTCCTGATGACACAACTTGGACGACAAACATGTTTGCCACAGTTAAATTCTGGATTTGTTTTGCATCAATCAAAGCCCTGAAGGTCAGTTCACTACAGTATGACCATGAGGAGGCTAATGCATGTTAATTAGTCCCCACTGGTCCTGTGGCCACAAACCAATTGCAGACAAATTAGTTCATATCCAAAGAGACTATGTGGATACACTTAAGACAACAGCTATTTCTTCTTTCATCATtcaagaaacaaaaaacaactttGCTACTTCTACTGTATATTTTGTCGAGTGTCTTCATGCTTATTTTAGTCATTTTAGTAACTGTTCATTGAACACAGTATCTAAGATGACCTACATAGCCTCAACCTTTTACTTTTGGAGCCACTGGTGTTGTTTCAGATGTCATAACATAACCTTTAAAGACTAGTGTGGATACACTATGGGGAGATACatacatttgtttgtgcattACAATTTGAAGTGGAGCATTCATTTAAGTTTAGTTTTTCTCACAATAGCCGTTTTGGAACAGGAACAGCTGTCCATTTCAAATTATAATCCCCTGCTACAGTAGTCTTAATTGAGATGTTTATTTGGTCATTAACCAACAGGTCATTTATTTACCAAATGCCAGGTCCCTACTACCAAACCACAACAGGCTAATCCCTCCAGGACCtctacaaaaacacagataatgaGCAGCGGCCAGGTCACCTGGGGTACGGGAGGGACTTAAGCCATAAATCCACTGGGAGTTCATTACCCAGGGGTGCACCTGTTGGTCTGGTTGAACAATGGGCATGATTAGGGCCTAATGTAGGTAATGACCTACTAATGAACATGGGCCTTTGCCTTTGTCAAAATCTATAGATACCGtagctgtagtctctccacctgacctacttgcagaaacccacAGCCTACGCCATGCACTTATTGTTTTATacgttttctgttccattactctacttacccttgtaatagtaacctacAAGCACACTGTATATCCACTGcactgttctacaatacttgaatgctctacCCCCACCTTATCCTTCACTTCTCCGCTGCAGGAAAAGGGGTGCACATGTCACACAAATGTACTTTCTCTGCATCTCAAAACGTATATGGATTGCTATTAATCAATATTTACTTTATATGTATGTTGTTAGGGTAATCTATTGGTGTGGGGTCTGTGGGGTTTATAGAGATAttattacaaaaataaacataaaacatataacAGAGATAGCACTGTGCTTGCTTACATTGCTGTAATTTACAATTTTGCAAATTATTATTCTCACTTATCATCTTGCTCCATAGTGGTGGACCTTGAGATATGAATGACTTTAAGTATGCCTTTGTCCTCTACTTCTGAAACTGAAGGAAGGTTTCCACACTGTCCACAAGTCTACACTGTTTCTTCACTTCAACCATGAGGTCGTTATTGGATGCACGGAGTCCATGGGAGAGAGTCAACCTCTGAGAGCTGACATCAGTTTAGATGATGTTCAACTCatcacaacaaaataaaaagaaaatacccAATATCTAGTCTCACCCTTACCatgcttgtataactaaaattccCCATGCAGCCAACAGAACAAAACATAACccaccacaacaaaacacatacaaattcccaatatcaataaaactgggctagaGCGCATATTGTTCTGTGGAGgtgggcctttacggatcccggtgTAACAGGACATAGTATACCCCCGGTCCGGACTATACCTGGGGTTAAAGGGGCCTAGGCTAGATTATACCCCGGGTATATTATGACCTAGGCCAATTTATACTCTTGGGTTTAAATTGGCCTAGGCCAATTCATACCCCCTCAGGCCAGATTATACCCCCatgatatcagtagtgttgaGTGATATACACAAGAATGACCtaatttttcaacattttattggGGGTTCAGCTTTGTCAGGTAGGTTAATTGAGAAAGCTAACGGACTTAAATCTTAAAACTCTAAAACATAGACTTTTATTACTTCaaccagaaaaacagaaaaaatattAGACTtccacaaagatcaaagattactACGTCCTGAAACTTCAACTTCTCAGACTAGCAAGTCCTTGctacaatataaatgttcaaaGTTAAACACTGATAACAACATCAAAACACCCACAAAGATTACTACAACACTTCACATAACGACATCACATAACataatcattgacagttactagctaatttagcGTAGCAGAAATTACAgggttgtgcgctttcaggtgcctcttgaggtTTGTCGTGTTCTTCCCCCCTGTTTTGAAGCCACACCgtttctctcccgttattgcaatgcgttgtgttttattttctgtcaagctATAATAAAAgagtgtccagatatctattccaGACTTCCCAACCTGCAAAAAGTCATTTCAGGGAGGTAtcccgaaccccccccccccccgaaaaaaaaaaaaaaactatttacatgCACGCCTACATGTAgccttcatgtaggcctaggcctatttccCTGTGCTTCCTAACAAGTTGTGGTCCCTAAAAGATATAAAAGCATAATATCATTCTATAGGCTATAGCCCTATGCAATTCTTTGttaattatgtttaaatatgtagattacttttactatttatatgctgcttatactatttatgttaactgcttttatttttattctattgcaactttaaacaggtctaaggagtttgttgttttcatgtagccctggcaactagccggcctgaataatatgcacatgaaatgaaactgGTTGAACTCACCCCAACATGTCTTTTACAGTCATTTAACCCGCCATGGGCaatgctgaaatcactgttacagaTTGTACAGCGAGCAAGACTGTCATTGTGATTTACTTTTCTAAGACAGGGGTAGACCTTTGTATAGTCTcttgtaaaatgtgtcttatattttcgttttttggggtactctccctctgccatgGTGCTCCTGTTCCTAGATACACTGAACTGATTAATTCGGTTCGGGAGAAGAGATAAAAGCCCGCCCACACTGAAAATTGATTGGTTGACTTACCGAAAAAGGCCAATCAAGATGcttcatgaggcacacactcacactgccacacacacacacatctaggtCCCTCTCTGTCGTGTGCGCGCTACACAGATGCGGTTACGCGGTTTGGAGCACGTCTGTCTCGCGTGCGcggtcttgctcgctcgctctagattccgggagattttaagtaatttgcgggcatcagggagtcgctatcaatatgcgggagactcccggaacttcagggagacttgggatgtctgctattctttttcttccagtaccatAGTccagagtgcttgaacttcagccatctaACGTTTATTAGGAAGTctcttgcatgtctgggcatctcagggagtggaggagggatacagaaccgggcaacattcaaccaatgatattaAGAATGTACTGCACTAGGTGCATGCAAGTTTCGAAAAAATTATTAATTAAATGTTGTATTGTACGTTCGACCCACACTCGACCCATACCCATCAATGCGctgcatgttctgacaacacccctacctctttagatttttggcaaatgttccccttatgttaaatatattattttatgtcaaaatattggttggagaaatagaaggggcgcaaaaaactatatatactgtatatacatttatttttttgttaggCGCAGTTTTTGGCGCCTCCCTCTAGGTGGCGCTCTAGGCAACTGCCTTTGTCGCCCAGAGGAAGGACTGGCCCTGCCTGGAGGGGTATAGTCTggcctaggctattttacaGCCCCGGGTATAGTTTGGCCTAGGACGGTTTATCCCCTGgggtatactctggcctggAGGGGTATAGTATGGTCTAGGCTATTTAACAGCCCCGGGTATAGTTTGGCCTAGGACAGTTTATCCCCGgggtatactctggcctgggccaaagtatacccaggtttaatctggcctgggccaaagtatacCCAGGTTTAATCTGGGCGGGGGTTCATTTGGCCTGTTACACCGGGTACAGCTTGTGATGCATGTTGTGGCCGTCACTTAgccgaactctacccactcactttgtttctttcttcccctcctagtctagactatctttgctgtgggatgctactgtagtctctccacctggtCTACTTGTAGAAGCCCTCGGCCCACACGTACCCATCGCCACCCTACTGT
Coding sequences within:
- the LOC122133137 gene encoding olfactory receptor 4C12-like — translated: MYILICNLACINLYGGSGLTPFIIYNILSGTFQIQWLACLVQIFSINTYGGCEIINLTVMAYDRYISICSPLTYQKIMSPSKVILFVAFIWLLPFLRCVVTLLITANLKMCGFVIEKVYCDNYSLVKLACSGVSQVNIYSATVTFFSVMPPLVIIVYSYIKIIIICSTLTRTGQAKAMSTCVPHLIAIVNFFIGCSFELFQSRFDMTHLPYTIRVVLSLYFLILSPVLNPILYGVRTQKIKDAMEKKVWKTRRAVTTNIHQKW